The region GGGCGACGCGACGTTCCACGGCAATGTCGAACTCAATCTCGGAGGTGGACGCGCGAAGAAACGGAAGTAGCCCTTCCCCCGCCCCAGGCCAGGGCGGTATCGAGCTGATTTGTGACAAACGGTACGGAAAATGAAAACAAAGTACGAGTTTGAACGCGAAGTGGGACAGGTTGCCGGGGGCAACATCAAGTCCAACACGGTGCAGGCGCATGTCGACCTGCATATCCACCACGGGGTCGACCCTACGCCCGTCAGCGATCGCCAGCGCAACGCGATCGCGCGCAAGGCGTTCGAGATCGAGTCGAAGACGGGCACCGACAAGCTGATGGTGTACCGCCGCCTGATGAGCGTATTCAATTTCGAGAGCGTGGAGACCTTGCCGCGCGAGAAGTACGCGCGCGTGATGTCGTATCTCGACGGTTGGCTGCGCAACGGCATGGCGGGGCAGGCCTCCGCCGCCCGTCAGCCGCAGCGGCCGGCGAGCCACGGGCTCGACGCGCCGCGCTATCGCCAGGCACCTGCGCCGGCGCCGGCGCCGGCCGCGATGGTCGCCGAACTGCGGCAGCCGATGTTCATTCAGTCGTCGGTGCTCAATCCCGGCGCGAAGAAGCTGCCGTGGCGCGCCGTGCTGGCGGGCGCACTCGCGCTGTCCGGTCTGGTGGCCGGCGCGTACGCGATGGGCGGCCGCCTGGTGGCGCCGGAGCCCGTCGCGATGCCGACGGTGCCGCGCGTGCTGCAATGCGAGTACGGCGGCGCCCGCTATACGGTCGGCAGCATCGTGATGCAGGCGGGCACGCGTCAGCAGTGCGTCGCGGCGGGCGAACACGCCGCTTGGGAGCAGGTGCCGGGCCACCGGCGCTGACGCGATCCGGCGCGACGGACCGTCGCCGTACCGGGCGGCCCAGCCGAGCGCGCGTGGTAGCGCACCCGGCAAACGTTCTCTGTGATCACTTGCCTTTCGGCTTGCCGCCCGAGCCGTTTTTCTGTTTCGGCGGATCACCCTTGACCTCCAGTTCGAGCGTCGTCGTGAAGCCGCCCGCGTCGATCTTGTGCGTCACCTTCTTCGCGAGCCAGACGGTCCCGTCGATCTCCGGCTTGAAGCCGCTCAGGTTCACCGGCATCTCCGGATAGAGATCCGGCCGGCCGAGCGCGAGCGCGTAATCCAGGGTCGCCTGGCTGCGGATCGTGCGCTGGTATTCCGCCTGCGCCGCCGCGCGCGCCGCGGCTTCGTCCGGGTAGGTTTCCGGCAGCACCTTGGTGTTCTTCGCGTCCTTGCCGCCGCCCACCTCCACCGACTTGCGCTTCGCGCTGCCGGTCGAGTGGTAGTACGCGCGCACTCCGCCGAACTCGTCGCGCTTCGCGAGGCTGTACTGGTGCCGGTCGCCGCTCGCGCGCGTGATCGCGAGCGCGGGCAGCGGCTTGCCGCTCGCGGTGCGGCCTTTGCCGATCGGCATGAACAGCAGATTGCCGCTCTTGACCGAGGCGACCGCGTCGTAGCGCTTCGCGATGCGCGTGATGAACGACATGTCGCTCTCGTGCGTCTGGTCGATGTGCGCGATCGCGATTTTCGCGAGATCCGCCGGGATCACGGGCTTCAGGTGATAGCGCGCAGCGATCGCCTGCACGATCGCGCCGAGCGTGGTGCGGTGCCAGCTCTTCTCGCGCCGTTCGCTCATCGCATCGGTCATCGAACCGGCGCGCGCGCGCACGGTGATCGTGTCCGGCGCGCCCCGGAAGCTCACCTCGTCAATGGTGAAGCGGCCCTTGTCCACGAGGCCGGGCTCGATCCAGCCGAGCTGGAGCGTCAGCTCCGCGCCGCAGGCGGGCAGGTCGAGCCGGCCGTCGCTGTCGTCGAGCACCAGCTCGAGCGTGTCGGCCTCGCCGCCGCGGCTCTCCACCAGCGACAGGCTCACGAGGCGCGGATCGAGCGCGCGCGTCAGGTCGCGGCCGTCGAGCGTGATGCGGTAGTCGGCTTGCGGCTGCTTCATGCGCGTCGGCCTTGCGGTTGCACCGTGTCCGGATCGCTCTCGTCCGCGTCCGCGTCGGACGGTTCGTCCGCGGCGATCGCGGGGCGCTCGTCGACGCGGCGCAGGACGATCGAGAAGGTGATCTTGCGCGGCACGCCGTCGCGCTGCAGGTAGGCCTGCGTCTCGTCGAGGCTTTCGATCAGGTAGGCGCCGTAGACGTGACCCGCGCCGTCCACGAGCACGTAGGCGTCGCCGCGCGCGGCCATCGCGCGCAGTTCGTCGAGCGAGTCGAGCGTGCCCGCCAGTTGCGGCGCGAGCACGCCGTTGAGCGTGACGGTGTCCTTGCCGGGGCCGGTGAACTGGCTGGCGTCGCGCACGCCCACGCGCGGCGCGGTGACGTGCTTCCAGTCCATCGAGCGGCGCAGGTCCTGGTAGGCGAGCGTCGGCAGACCGAACGCGAATTGACCGAGAGAGGCGAGCATGCTGGCGATCCTTGCGAGTGAGACGTGGGGTCAGGCGAGCGCGTCGGAGAAGCTCGACACGACGCGCGTGCGCTTCAGTTCCTCGCCGCGCGCGAGCTCGGCGCGCACCATCCGCAACAGTTCGTCGCCGGCCGGCCCGGAGTTGGCGGTCAGCGTGATGTTGTAGGTGTCGCCCGCGACGTTGACGGTCTTGCCCGGGGTCGGTACGCCGAGCGGTGCGCGCGTGTCGAACGCGAGCGGCGCGGCGGCCGGGGCAAAGGCGTCGGACTGGCCGAGACGCAGCGGCGCGACCGGTGCGAGGGGCGCGGGCAGCGGTGCGGCGGCCGGGGCCCACGCGCTCGCGCGCGGCCCCGCGCCTGCCGGCTGCGCCGCAGGCGGCAGCGGCGTCGCGGCCGGCAACGTCGGCAGTGTCGGCGCGGCGAGCGGGCCGGCGCTTGCGCGTCGTCCGCCGAAGCTGGCCGGATCGAACGGCGCGCCCGCCGCGGGCGCGGTCACGGGCGCCAGATGCGCGGAGGCGTCGGGCAGCCCCGGCGCGGCGAGCGGACCGGCGCTTGCGCTTCGACCGCCGAAGCGCGCCGGATCGAGCGGCGCGCCCGCGGCGGGCGCGGTCACGGGCGCCAGTTGTCCGGAGGCGTCGAACAATCCCGGCGCGGCGGGTTGATTCGCGAGCCGCGCGAGCGTGGACGGATTCTTGAGCGCGGCGCCGACGTCTCCGGGCAGCGGCTTGGTCTTGTCGTCGGCGTCGTCGCCGCCGATGCCGAACAGCTTGCCGACGTAGTGCGCCGCTTTCTTGATCCACTCCACGGCGCCGGCGAACACGCGCTGCACGACGTCCCAGTGCGTGATGATCAACGCCGCAACCGTCACCAGCAGCATCAGCGGATTGGCGAGGGCCACCCGCCCGACGAGCCCGATCGCGACCGCGACGCCGCGGAACAGGCCGATCAGCGGGCCGAACAGGCTGAGCCCGCCGAGCGCGCCGCGCAGCATCGCGATCGGACCGAGGATGCTGCCGACCATCATCAGGAGGCCACCGCCCGCGGCCATCACGCCGCCCAGCACGGCGGCGACGCGCATCAGGCTCGCGGTCAGCTCGGGGTTCGCGCGCATCCACTCGGTGATCTTGCCGACGATGTCCGACAGGAATTGCAGCGTGGCCTGCGCGTCGGGCGCGATCGCCGCGCCCGCGATGCTCAGCGCCTCGGTGCCGCGGTCCATCAGCGCTTCGCGCGCGTTGCCGAGCGTGTTGGTCTGCAGGTCTGCGCGCTGCTGCATGCCGGGGCCTGCCGCGAGCTTGTCGGCGTTCTCGCGGTACCCGGTCGGCCCGGCGTCGATCAGCGCCGACGCGGCCTTGCGGGTGGTGTCGTCGCGGCCGAACAGCTGCGCGAGCACGGCTTCGCGCTTCTCGTCCGACAGCGCCTTGAGCTTGCCGAGCTGCGCGGCCATCTTCTCGACGCCGCCGAAGCCCCCCTTGCCGTCGGTGAAGTCGAGCTTCATCGCGGGATCGAGCAGGCGGTTGGCCCGGCCGACCTTGTCGGTCCGGGTCACGGTCGACAGCATCTTCGCGTAGCCGGCGCCGGCCGCCTTGCCGTCGAGGTCGCCGGACTGCTTCGCGATCATCAGCAGCGGCGTCAGCGCCTGCGCGCCGCGCGAGCCCTCGAGGCCGAGCTTGCGCATGGCGGGCGCGAGCTTGTCGAAGCCGGCGGTCAGGTCCTTGTCGTCGAGGCCCGAGTGCAGCGCGCGCTGGGCCACGTCGCTGAGGGCGACGAGATCCTTCGCGCTGCTGTTGGTCGCCTGGCGCAGCGACGTCGCGAGCTTGGCCGCCTCGGCCGGCGTCTTGCCGATCGCGAGCGACAGCTTCGAGACGGCCGCGCCTACGCCGTCGAGCACCTCGGCGGGCTGGGTGCCTTCCTCGACGAGCGTGCTCATCATCTCGCGGAACGCGTTCGCGGAGCCGGGCAGCTTCGCGCCGAACTGCTCCGCGAGCAGGTTCATTTTTTCGAAGACGGGCGGCACCGTGCCGTCCGGTCGCATCAGGCTCGCTTTCAACTGGTTCTGCGAGGCCTCCGCGTTCATCGCGGCTTCGAGCGGCTTGCCGACGATCGTGCGGCCGACCGACGACAGCGCCTCGCCGGCACCCTTCATGTTTTCCGCGCGGTCTTTCAGATCGGCCGTGCGCTTGTCGCGCTTCTCGTCCGAGGCTTTTTGCCGCGTGCCGGTGTCCTGCTGCAAGGTGCCCGCGCGCGTGTCGAGGCGCCGCGACTGCGCGGCGAGGCCGCGGTTGGGAGCGATGCCCTGCCGGCCGAGCCGGGCGGCGACCGCATCGAGTTGGCGACGCGTCTCGCTCTGCCGGGCCTGGGCGGCGCTCGCGCTCGCGAGCGCCGCGGGGCGCTCGGCCACGATCTTCCAAAGCGGGGTGCCGCTTGCCGCGACGATCTCCTGATTGACCTGATCGACGCGCATGCGGGCCTCGATCTGCCGGTCGGTCGCGGTCTTGAGCCGCGCCGTCAGCTTGCGAAAGGACTCGATGTCCTGCTGCGCGCGCTTGACCGAGGCGAGTTCGGCCTTGGACGCCTTCAGCTTCTGCGTCTCGACGTCCCGGCCCGCGAGCATCGCCTGCAGGGATTGGGAGGCGCGCCCGAGGCGCGCCCTCAGCTCACTCGATTTCTGGTCGTTGCTCATGATTCGGATTGGTAACGTTCGCGGGCGCGCTCACGCCAGGCCATCAGCTCGGCGAGCGTGAAGTCGTACATCGCGCCGGGGGGCCAGTGGAACACCAGCGCGATGTCGGCCATCGGGTCTTCTACGCAGACGGGGATGCCATGGCCGCTTTCTGCGATCTCGACAGCAAAAAATCGCTGAAGGCCCCCGCCAGCGCGAGCAGGTCGGCCGGGTCGAGCTGGCCGACCTCGAATTCCGTCAGCGACGGCGAGGTGATGCGCGGCAGCACCTTTTGCAGCGCGCTGACGTCGAAGCGCGCCAGGTCGTGCAGCGAAGTGCCGCGCAGCTCGCCCGCGGTCGGCTTGCGCAGCGTGACGGCGGCGATGGTTTCGCCGTCACGCACGATCGGCGTGTCGAGCGGGATCGCGGAAGCCGCCGCTTCGGCGCGGACGGCTTCGTGTTGAGCGTGGTTCGTCATGATGGAGTCGTTCTCGCCGAAGGGGATCAGAGGCCGATCGCTTTGCGCAGCGACCCGAGCAGGTCGACGCCGTTGACGGTCTCGACCATGTTGATGAAGTCGAACTCGTGAATCACCTGGCCGTTGATCGTGAGCTTGTAGTAGCTTGCCTGCGTGGTGACCTTGAACGCGGTGTCTTCCTTCGACTTGGCCGTGCCGAGGTCGATCTCCGAATGGCGGCCGCGGATCACGATCTCGACCGCGTCCGGGCGCGCTGAATCCTCGCCCTGGTAGGCGCCGGCGAAGCGCAGCTGCACGCCATCGTGGGTCGTCACGCCCCATTGCGACAGCACGCCGCGCATCAGGCCGCCGCAGGTCCATTCGAGCTGGATCGCTTCCTGGCCCCAGTCGACCTTGATCGGGCCGGTCATGCCGCCCGCGATGTAGTCCTCCATCTTGCGCGACAGCTTCGGCAGCGTGATTTCCGCGACCTGGCCGACGTACGCGTTGCCGTCGTTGAACAGCATGTAATTCTTGAGTTTGCGAGGCATACCCATGTGAGTGCTCCAGTGAAAGTGAGGACGGCGGATCAGGCGGCGACGCGCGAGGCGAAATCGGCGAGGTAGCGATCGGTGATGCGCTGGCGCAGCGTCAGGTTCTCGATCGGCGGCACCGGCGTGTAGTCGTAGTCGATCGCGAGCTTGCCGGCCTTCAGCGCTTCCGGCGTGTTGACGCTCTCGTCGTACCAGGCCGAGCCGCCGATCAGGTAGCCGTTCGCGATCAGTTCGCGGAACTTCGCGTTGATGCTTTCGATGATGTCGCGCACGAGCGACGGATGCATCGGCTTGTCGACGTAGGCCATGTGCGCCTCGGCCATCGTGTCGGCCAGCACCTGCGCGGTGCGCGTGTAGTTCTCGAAGGCGAACAGCGGATCGTCGGAGCAGGTGCGCGAGCCCCAGAAGCGGAAGCCGTTCGCGCGGATCAGCGTCGTCACGTCGTGCTCGTTCAGGTAGCCCGCGTCGGTCGCCGGGTCCTGCAGATCCCAGAACACGTCGCGGCTCACGCCCGTCACGCCGTTGATGCCGACGTTCGACAGCGACTTGTGCCAGCCGGTGTCCTCGTCGATCTTCGCGCGCAGGCCGAGCGCGATCGCGGTCGCGTCGATGACCGTGCTGCTGTTGGTCGCGGTGTCCCAGCCGAGGAATTCCGGCCACACCACCATCAGCTCGCGCTGGCTGAACTGCTTGCGGTAGGCGGTGACGTCCTCCTTGGTCTTCGCGCCGGCGGCCGACACGTAGGCGAAGCCGCGCAGCTTTTGCGCGAGTTCGGCGAGCGCGGCCGCGACCGGCTGCGAATCGAGGCCCGGCGCGCCGAGGATGCGCGGCTTCACGCCAAGCTTCGCCTCGGCCGTCAGCAGCGCCTTGAGGCCCGTGTACTGGCCGTCCGGCGTGACCGTGCCGACCACGTTCGAGGTGGTTTCCTCCGGGGTCTTGCCTTGCGGCACGCGGACCACGATGCACAGCGGCTTGGCCTGCTTGCTGATCGCGTCGAGCGAGCGCGCCAGTGTGCCCTTCGTGCCGGCCTTGCCGATCGCCTGCAGCACGTTCGTCAGCAGCACCGGCGTGTTGAGCGGGAAGGCTTTTTCGTCGGCGTCCTCGGCCGTGAAGACGCCGCCGATCACGGCCGTCGAGACGGTGCGGATCGGACGGGTGCCGTCGTTGGCTTCGATGACGCGGACGCCGTGGTGGTAATCCTGGGGCATGTCGTTACTCCAAGGTGAGAAAATTCAGGAGCCCGAATCAGGGCGGTCTGGGGTTAAGCCGCGGGGGCGGCGGGTTGCGGATCCGTTCCGGCGGGCGCCGCGGGGGCGGCGTCGCGGGACGGGGCCGGGGAAGACGCCGCCGGATCCGGTGACGCGTTCTTCGGAGGCGCCGTGGGCCCGGCGGGCTGGGCCGGCGTCGCGGGCGTATCGTCCTTCGGCGGTGCGGCCGGGTCGGGCTGGGGCGCGGGATCCGGCTTCGGCTCGGGCGTCGGCGGGGTCGGCTTCGGCGGCGGCGGCACGTAGGGCGCCGGTTCGGCGGGCCAGGTCACGCCTTCCGGGAAGCCTTCCTTCTCGACCTCGCGCACCAGCGCCATCTGGTAGGTGGACCACGCCTTGAAGTAGTAGACGCCCTCGTCGTCGAGCAGGCCGGCGGCGAGCGCGTCGGCCTTGCCGGCGTTCTGCTTGCGCGCGCGCGTCATGCGCAGCTCGAACTCGGCCATCGCGGCATCGTGCTTTTCGCGGGCGATCTGCTCGGGCGCGACACTCCAGCCGCCGTCGTGCCAGCTGTAGCGCTCGCTCGGGCGCGGCTGATCGGTGAGACCCTGTTCGTCCGGCGTCTTGCCCGCGACCACCAGTTCGGTCGGCAGGCCGTCGCTCTGGCGATACAGCATGCGGCCGCGATAGTCGGGCAGCAGCGACCAGGCGCCGTCGCGGTAGAACGGCCAGGTGAACGGGGTGCGCGCGGGCGGCGCGTCGGTCGTGCTGAAGGCGGGGATCAGCCAGCGCGTGTCGTTGCGCGGATCGATGTCGGGCTGGCTGCTGCTCAGGTACTGGCCGGTGAGCGAGTCGTAGTGATGAATCAGCATGGTGAACTCGTGGAATGGTTAGTAAGCGCGGATCATCGCGAGCATCGCGATGTTGCGCGGGCGCGCTTCTTTGCCGCCGTCCGCGTTGACCGTGATGCCGTGGCTGTGGCGACCGCCGCCGCCGATCCCGATGGCGTGGTTGTGGGCGCCGCCGACGTCGGTCCAGAACTCGTGGTTGTGATCGCCCGCGGGCGACGTGTAGGCCCATGGGTTGTCGTAGTCGATGCCGCCGTGGGAGCCCAGCTGGGACCACGCGGCGACGCCCCACGGGGCGACGTTGACTTCCGAATACGGCGCGATGTGCTGGTGGTTGCCGTTGGCGCCCGTTACGCCGTGGTGGTTGTGCACGCCCTGTCCGTCGGCCCAGGCGTTGTGCACGTGATCGTCCGCCGTGCTCGACGAGGCGCCGTGCGCGTGCCAGATGTTCTGTGAGTCCTGATAGGTGCCGATGCGCCGCTGCGCGTCGATGTCGTCGCGGCCGTCGGCCCAGCAGCGGATGAATTCGCCGCGCAGCTCGGGGATGCGGAACGTGGTGGAGCCGTTACCGTCGGAGAAGCAGCCCCAGTTGCCGTTGGCCCAGTCCTTTTCGGCGACGAGCGCGCCGCTGGCCTGTGCGTAGGCCCACAGCGCGGGATAGTCGGCGCGATTGAGCGGCGCGCCGTTCGCTTTGACGAAGCCCGCGCGCGCGTTGGTGCGCGGCTCGAACACGATCTGGCCGATCGAGGCGGCGGCGATCTCCGACGACACCCACGCGGTGGTGGGCACCCGGTTCGACTTTTCGCCGGCGGGCGGGTGAAGGCTGAACGCCGGCTGGTCGAAGTACGTGCCTTCCGGGGCGAAGTGAACGGTGCCGATGCCGTTGCAGGTCACGCCGAAGTGGCCGTCGGCCATGTGATACAGGCCGGTGTCGGGCGCGCCGTCGTTGATGAAGGTCAGCGACGGCGCGCTCGCGCTGCCTTCCGACAGGAAGATGCGCTTGCCGGGCGCGAAATTGAGGTCGCCGAGCATCTGGCCGCCGAGGTTGCGATCGAGCGGCGTGAGATTGCCCAGGTGCCAGACCAGCTGGCCGTCGACGCGCAGCGTGTGGTCGGTGGCGAAGTACTGGAGCGAGGCGCCTTTGTCCGGCCACCACCAGCCGAAGCTGTCCGCGTTGCCGTAGAGGTAGCCGGTGTTCGTGCCGAGGAAGATGTGACCTTCATTGTTGCCCCGGTTGACATGCAGATCGCTGCCGACGATGGCATTGCCGCCGATGTAGGTGTCGGCGCCATGGCTGGCGATCTTGACCGTGCCCGTGTCGAGCGACCACGCGAAGGGCCGCAGGTCGTTGTAGCCCCCGAATGGATCGCCCTTGCTGGTGGACAGCAGGTAGACGTTCGAATCGTCGTTGCGCAGGAACGCGCCGTAGCTGGCGCCGGCGGCGCGGAACTGCCCGCCGTTGCCACGGTCGCTCCCGCGGCTGATCACGCCGTTCTTGACCTGCAGATCCTTTTCGATCGTGGTCGTGCCGTTGATGAAGGTCGGGGAGCCGTCGAAGGCGATCTTGACCGCGCCGTCTTCGAGCGACCACGAGAACGGCCGGTAGCCGTTGAAGGCGCCGTAGGGATCGCCCTTGTTCGTGGACAGCAGATAGGCGTTGCTGTCGTCGATGCGCAGGAACGCACCGAAGTTGTTGCCGGCGGCGCGGAATTGACCCCCGTTGGCATGGTCGAGCCCCCGGCTGATCACGCCGTTGGCGAATGCGGCATTGCCGTTGACCTGCAGCAGGTTCTTGCCGTCGTCGTTCAGCGAGCCGATCAGCACGCGCCCGGCATTCGTGACCCGCATGCGCTCCGCGCCGGCCGTGATCAGCGAGGTCCAGCCCTTGCCGTTGCCGCCGAGGAAGGCCTGGCCATCGCCCGATGCGTAGTAGTACGCGGTGGCCTGGTCGCTGTTCACCACGGCCTTGGTCGTGCCGCGCCCCGCCTGCAGCGCACCCGAGGTGCCGATGTCGCCGGCCACCTGGAGCAGGTTCGCGCCGTCGTCGTTGACCGTGCCGAGCATCACGCGGCCGCCGTAGGGGGCGAGCGAGATCGGCTTCTTCACCGTGTTGTCCACGTTGAAGGCCTCGATGGTCAGGCCGTCGTAATTGTTCGTGTTGAACGCGGCGATCGCGTTGCCCGCCACGTTGATCACCCGCCGGAAACTTCCGCCGCCGTCGACCTGAAGCGCGCTGGCGTCGCCGTGGGGCAGCTTGCCGATCACCACGGTGCCCTGTCCGGTGAGACGCATCACGCGGCTTTGCTTGTTGTCGTGGTTGATGTCGTTCCCGGCGCTGTTGAGCCAGAAGTCGAGGTATTCGCGGCCCCAAAAGCCGTTGTCGAAGCCCGAGCGCACGGTGGCGACGAGGCGCGTCCCGGTGTCGGCCGTCCCGCCGCCGAACGTGCCGTAGAAGCGCAGGCGGCTTTCGCGTCCCAGCGCGCCCGACGGCGGGCGCAGGTGAAGGTGGGCGGTTTCCGGGCCCGCATCGAAGTCGATCGCGACCGGCCCCACGAAGGTCGCGCCCGTCTTCGCCGCGTAGCGCGAGGCCGCCGTCTTCGGCGTCAGCGCGCGCGTCGCGTCCTGGCCCGCGTTGACCTCGTCCTGCGTGGCCAGCTCGATCACGCCCGTGATCTCGGTCGTCGCGGGCGGATTGACGAACGACGCGTCGCCGATCGTGATCGCGCCCGCGTCGATCGACACGAACTGGATGTCGGCCGACAGCAGCAGGTCCGCCGACGGCGACTTCTCCATGATCGGCGCGTCC is a window of Burkholderia sp. FERM BP-3421 DNA encoding:
- a CDS encoding alpha/beta hydrolase; amino-acid sequence: MKTKYEFEREVGQVAGGNIKSNTVQAHVDLHIHHGVDPTPVSDRQRNAIARKAFEIESKTGTDKLMVYRRLMSVFNFESVETLPREKYARVMSYLDGWLRNGMAGQASAARQPQRPASHGLDAPRYRQAPAPAPAPAAMVAELRQPMFIQSSVLNPGAKKLPWRAVLAGALALSGLVAGAYAMGGRLVAPEPVAMPTVPRVLQCEYGGARYTVGSIVMQAGTRQQCVAAGEHAAWEQVPGHRR
- a CDS encoding phage late control D family protein, which translates into the protein MKQPQADYRITLDGRDLTRALDPRLVSLSLVESRGGEADTLELVLDDSDGRLDLPACGAELTLQLGWIEPGLVDKGRFTIDEVSFRGAPDTITVRARAGSMTDAMSERREKSWHRTTLGAIVQAIAARYHLKPVIPADLAKIAIAHIDQTHESDMSFITRIAKRYDAVASVKSGNLLFMPIGKGRTASGKPLPALAITRASGDRHQYSLAKRDEFGGVRAYYHSTGSAKRKSVEVGGGKDAKNTKVLPETYPDEAAARAAAQAEYQRTIRSQATLDYALALGRPDLYPEMPVNLSGFKPEIDGTVWLAKKVTHKIDAGGFTTTLELEVKGDPPKQKNGSGGKPKGK
- a CDS encoding phage tail protein, which translates into the protein MLASLGQFAFGLPTLAYQDLRRSMDWKHVTAPRVGVRDASQFTGPGKDTVTLNGVLAPQLAGTLDSLDELRAMAARGDAYVLVDGAGHVYGAYLIESLDETQAYLQRDGVPRKITFSIVLRRVDERPAIAADEPSDADADESDPDTVQPQGRRA
- a CDS encoding phage tail tape measure protein, with protein sequence MSNDQKSSELRARLGRASQSLQAMLAGRDVETQKLKASKAELASVKRAQQDIESFRKLTARLKTATDRQIEARMRVDQVNQEIVAASGTPLWKIVAERPAALASASAAQARQSETRRQLDAVAARLGRQGIAPNRGLAAQSRRLDTRAGTLQQDTGTRQKASDEKRDKRTADLKDRAENMKGAGEALSSVGRTIVGKPLEAAMNAEASQNQLKASLMRPDGTVPPVFEKMNLLAEQFGAKLPGSANAFREMMSTLVEEGTQPAEVLDGVGAAVSKLSLAIGKTPAEAAKLATSLRQATNSSAKDLVALSDVAQRALHSGLDDKDLTAGFDKLAPAMRKLGLEGSRGAQALTPLLMIAKQSGDLDGKAAGAGYAKMLSTVTRTDKVGRANRLLDPAMKLDFTDGKGGFGGVEKMAAQLGKLKALSDEKREAVLAQLFGRDDTTRKAASALIDAGPTGYRENADKLAAGPGMQQRADLQTNTLGNAREALMDRGTEALSIAGAAIAPDAQATLQFLSDIVGKITEWMRANPELTASLMRVAAVLGGVMAAGGGLLMMVGSILGPIAMLRGALGGLSLFGPLIGLFRGVAVAIGLVGRVALANPLMLLVTVAALIITHWDVVQRVFAGAVEWIKKAAHYVGKLFGIGGDDADDKTKPLPGDVGAALKNPSTLARLANQPAAPGLFDASGQLAPVTAPAAGAPLDPARFGGRSASAGPLAAPGLPDASAHLAPVTAPAAGAPFDPASFGGRRASAGPLAAPTLPTLPAATPLPPAAQPAGAGPRASAWAPAAAPLPAPLAPVAPLRLGQSDAFAPAAAPLAFDTRAPLGVPTPGKTVNVAGDTYNITLTANSGPAGDELLRMVRAELARGEELKRTRVVSSFSDALA
- a CDS encoding GpE family phage tail protein; the encoded protein is MADIALVFHWPPGAMYDFTLAELMAWRERARERYQSES
- a CDS encoding phage tail assembly protein; the protein is MTNHAQHEAVRAEAAASAIPLDTPIVRDGETIAAVTLRKPTAGELRGTSLHDLARFDVSALQKVLPRITSPSLTEFEVGQLDPADLLALAGAFSDFLLSRSQKAAMASPSA
- a CDS encoding phage major tail tube protein, which codes for MGMPRKLKNYMLFNDGNAYVGQVAEITLPKLSRKMEDYIAGGMTGPIKVDWGQEAIQLEWTCGGLMRGVLSQWGVTTHDGVQLRFAGAYQGEDSARPDAVEIVIRGRHSEIDLGTAKSKEDTAFKVTTQASYYKLTINGQVIHEFDFINMVETVNGVDLLGSLRKAIGL
- a CDS encoding phage tail sheath protein, which encodes MPQDYHHGVRVIEANDGTRPIRTVSTAVIGGVFTAEDADEKAFPLNTPVLLTNVLQAIGKAGTKGTLARSLDAISKQAKPLCIVVRVPQGKTPEETTSNVVGTVTPDGQYTGLKALLTAEAKLGVKPRILGAPGLDSQPVAAALAELAQKLRGFAYVSAAGAKTKEDVTAYRKQFSQRELMVVWPEFLGWDTATNSSTVIDATAIALGLRAKIDEDTGWHKSLSNVGINGVTGVSRDVFWDLQDPATDAGYLNEHDVTTLIRANGFRFWGSRTCSDDPLFAFENYTRTAQVLADTMAEAHMAYVDKPMHPSLVRDIIESINAKFRELIANGYLIGGSAWYDESVNTPEALKAGKLAIDYDYTPVPPIENLTLRQRITDRYLADFASRVAA
- a CDS encoding phage tail fiber protein, giving the protein MAAIFTVTDAGRAALVASGNTGTTAHQVVEIGLSTVKFTPSKDLLALPGEKKRIRTIGGRNISPDTLHLTINDATADQYVLFGMGLYLENGVLFAVYSQDAPIMEKSPSADLLLSADIQFVSIDAGAITIGDASFVNPPATTEITGVIELATQDEVNAGQDATRALTPKTAASRYAAKTGATFVGPVAIDFDAGPETAHLHLRPPSGALGRESRLRFYGTFGGGTADTGTRLVATVRSGFDNGFWGREYLDFWLNSAGNDINHDNKQSRVMRLTGQGTVVIGKLPHGDASALQVDGGGSFRRVINVAGNAIAAFNTNNYDGLTIEAFNVDNTVKKPISLAPYGGRVMLGTVNDDGANLLQVAGDIGTSGALQAGRGTTKAVVNSDQATAYYYASGDGQAFLGGNGKGWTSLITAGAERMRVTNAGRVLIGSLNDDGKNLLQVNGNAAFANGVISRGLDHANGGQFRAAGNNFGAFLRIDDSNAYLLSTNKGDPYGAFNGYRPFSWSLEDGAVKIAFDGSPTFINGTTTIEKDLQVKNGVISRGSDRGNGGQFRAAGASYGAFLRNDDSNVYLLSTSKGDPFGGYNDLRPFAWSLDTGTVKIASHGADTYIGGNAIVGSDLHVNRGNNEGHIFLGTNTGYLYGNADSFGWWWPDKGASLQYFATDHTLRVDGQLVWHLGNLTPLDRNLGGQMLGDLNFAPGKRIFLSEGSASAPSLTFINDGAPDTGLYHMADGHFGVTCNGIGTVHFAPEGTYFDQPAFSLHPPAGEKSNRVPTTAWVSSEIAAASIGQIVFEPRTNARAGFVKANGAPLNRADYPALWAYAQASGALVAEKDWANGNWGCFSDGNGSTTFRIPELRGEFIRCWADGRDDIDAQRRIGTYQDSQNIWHAHGASSSTADDHVHNAWADGQGVHNHHGVTGANGNHQHIAPYSEVNVAPWGVAAWSQLGSHGGIDYDNPWAYTSPAGDHNHEFWTDVGGAHNHAIGIGGGGRHSHGITVNADGGKEARPRNIAMLAMIRAY